A single Primulina eburnea isolate SZY01 chromosome 11, ASM2296580v1, whole genome shotgun sequence DNA region contains:
- the LOC140804456 gene encoding proline-rich receptor-like protein kinase PERK8, whose amino-acid sequence MFCGISLFVPVILSSFLESFKLLGKTENIKLRVAVGYAKKQHAILPGQLKEEVKYFTENLACGISEIRQDKNIEIIKPLQQVTEFGMSSSGTGQETNSNQENWNLPSDTFPGSACSLCINRTWIGQKRQFTCMELHSATKEFSQNNLLSDHGRKLYKGVLNDQSNVLIWEQPSVSIKEEEFEREVKSLGKDNKGCWSMNVCNGSLNWHLSNKSRDLTWERRMSIARGAAKGLERLHRESIYGSVRPSNILLTHDYKALLSCYGLAMNKYKDLRQSSESLVLKTFEHLAPEYGKSGIDLSKADVFSFGVVLLELITGRKSLEDTDGESFLRWGRPLLRQKKYKELIDPMLQDSVDVFQLYWMVHVIDKCLSWDPNNRHSIKR is encoded by the exons ATGTTCTGCGGAATTTCTCTCTTTGTTCCGGTGATATTATCAAGCTTCTTGGAATCATTCAAGCTTTTAGGAAAGACAGAAAATAT CAAGCTGAGAGTTGCTGTTGGATATGCCAAGAAGCAACACGCGATTCTTCCCGG GCAACTAAAAGAAGAAGTAAAATACTTCACAGAGAACCTGGCATGTGGAATATCTGAGATAAGACAAGATAAGAACATCGAGATCATAAAACCACTTCAGCAGGTAACTGAATTTGGCATGTCATCTTCAGGCACAGGGCAAGAGACAAACTCTAACCAGGAAAACT GGAACCTACCGAGTGACACATTCCCTGGTTCTGCTTGTTCGTTGTGCATTAATAGGACTTGGATTGGACAAAAGAGGCAATTTACTTGTATGGAACTTCACTCTGCAACAAAAGAATTTTCTCAAAACAATTTGTTATCCGATCATGGAAGGAAGTTATACAAAGGAGTATTAAATGATCAGAGTAATGTTTTGATCTGGGAGCAACCTTCAGTCTCAATCAAAGAAGAGGAGTTTGAGAGAGAAGTTAAGAGCCTTGGAAAA GACAACAAAGGATGCTGGTCTATGAATGTGTGTAATGGTTCTTTGAACTGGCATTTATCAA ACAAAAGCAGAGACTTAACATGGGAAAGAAGAATGAGTATAGCACGTGGAGCAGCTAAAGGTTTAGAACGTTTGCACAGAGAAAGTATATATGGAAGCGTGAGGCCTAGCAACATCCTCCTTACCCACGACTATAAGGCATTG CTTTCTTGCTATGGACTTGCTATGAATAAATACAAGGACTTGAGACAATCTTCTGAATCTTTGGTACTAAAGACTTTCGAACATTTGGCACCAGAATACGGGAAATCTGGAATAGATTTAAGCAAAGCAGATGTATTTTCCTTTGGGGTTGTTCTTTTGGAGCTGATCACTGGGCGAAAAAGCTTAGAAGACACAGATGGGGAAAGCTTCTTGAGATGG GGAAGACCACTTCTAAGACAAAAGAAGTACAAGGAATTGATAGATCCGATGTTACAAGATTCAGTTGATGTTTTTCAACTCTACTGGATGGTTCACGTGATAGATAAATGCCTTAGCTGGGATCCCAACAATCGGCACTCAATAAAGAGGTAG
- the LOC140805175 gene encoding transcription elongation factor SPT6 homolog isoform X2: MAGNTVISDDEDEIGVEEEEIDEETYGDRTHDGDGDGDEDDEDDEEGQDEYEKDGFIVDDVDEEEGEEEENRADSDEERQKKKKRKKRDSERNYVLDEDDYELLQESNISVPRPKLESKKFKRLKKARRDVEEGTSGFSDEEEFDGNGIGGRTAEEKLKRSLFGDDDGQPLEDIAEEDEQAEEEDDVDIGEEDEMADFIVDEEEVDEHGAPVRRKKPKKSRQRPGILSSALQEAHEIFGDVEDLLRIRKLEVRDRYGETDKRSLEDQFDPSVLSEKYMTEKDDRIREIDIPERMQISEEGTGQPAIDDLNIELEREWIFNQLVGGVVPPLMNKRGSAAEDLNEVKSHIARFLELMHVQKLDIPFIAMYRKEEIFSLLQEPDEPEADIQNDPNWRPTLKWHKVLWTIHDLDKKWLLLQKRKSALQLYYNKRFEEESRRVYDETRLFLNQQLFESVSKSLKAADSERELDDVDSKFNLHFPPGEVVLDEGQFKRPKRKSQYSICSKAGLWEVANKFGYSSEQFGLQISLEKMRMDELEDAKETPEEMASNFTCAMFETSQAVLKGARHMAAVEISCEPCVRRHVRSIFMENAVVSTSPTSDGNVAIDSFHQFAGVKWLRDKPFTRFEDATWLLVQKAEEEKLLQVTIKLPEVVLDKLISDSNDYYLSDGVSRSAQLWNEQRKLILHDAFYNFLLPSMEKEGRSLLTARAKTWLLWEFGKLLWDKVSVAPFQRKENDVNTDEEAAPRVMACCWGPGKPATTFVMLDAAGEILDVLNAPSLSLNNQNANAQQHKRNDQQRVQKFMMDHQPHVVSLGAANLSCTRLKEDIYEIIFKMVEDNPRDVGHNMDNLNIFYGDESLPRLYENSRVSVDQLPSQEGIIRRAVALGRYLQNPLAMVATLCGPGREILSWKLHPFENFLTPDEKYGMVEQVMVDVTNQVGLDVNLASSHEWLFAPLQFISGLGPRKAASLQRSLVRSGAIFTRKDLLTHHGLGKKIFINAVGFLRVRRSGLTSSSTQFIDLLDDTRIHPEFYGLAQELAKDIYREDVNDDGNDDDDDMLEMAIEHVREKPQLLRAVDVNEYADQKNRLNRKETLNDIRLELIEGFQDRRRTYVEPSQDDEFYMISGETEETLSEGRIVQATVRRIQPQRAICVLESGLTGMLSKEDIADDWRDINDLSDKLHEGDIITCKIKSIQKNRYQVFLTCRESEMRNNRFQSHRGMDPYYHEERSTSHTEQEKARKEKELAKKHFKPRMIVHPRFQNITADEAVEFLSNKDPGESVIRPNVRGPSHLTLTLKICNGVYANKDIVEGGKEHKDITSLLRIGKTLKIGEDTFEDLDEVMDRYVDPLVAHLKAMLNYRKFRRGTKYEVDELLRIEKSENPIRIVYCFGISYEHPGTFILTYIRCSNPHHEYIGLYPKGFKFRKRMFEDIDRLVAYFQRHIDDPLDSAPSIRSVAAMVPMRSPATGGSSGFGGGWGGSAQDDRWRGDQSMDRDRTSRTGRDEYRNGGGPEGHPSGAPRSYGSRGRLRERGSYGGNRGDR; this comes from the exons AAGAAGGGCAGGATGAATATGAGAAAGATGGTTTCATTGTGGATGATGTTGATGAAGAAGAGGGGGAGGAAGAAGAAAACAGGGCTGATAGTGATGAGGAGAggcaaaagaagaagaaaaggaagaaaag GGACTCTGAGAGGAATTATGTGCTTGATGAAGATGATTATGAACTTCTTCAGGAGAGCAACATCTCCGTTCCTCGTCCAAAACTT GAGAGTAAGAAGTTCAAACGATTGAAAAAGGCACGAAGAGATGTGGAAGAAGGCACATCTGGGTTTTCTGATGAAGAGGAGTTCGATGGAAATGGAATAGGAGGGCGTACAGCTGAGGAGAAGCTCAAACGTAGCTTGTTTGGTGATGATGATG GACAACCCCTTGAGGATATTGCCGAGGAGGACGAACAGGCAGAAGAAGAGGATGATGTAGACATTGGTGAAGAAGATGAAATGGCTGATTTTATTGTCGATGAAGAAGAAGTTGATGAACATGGAGCTCCTGTGAG GAGGAAGAAGCCCAAAAAGAGTAGGCAACGACCTGGAATATTATCGTCTGCACTCCAGGAAGCACATGAAATATTTGGAGATGTTGAAGACCTTTTGAGGATACGCAAGTTGGAAGTGAGGGACAGATATGGTGAAACTGATAAAAGAAGCCTTGAAGATCAATTCGATCCCAGTGTACTTTCTGAGAAGTATATGACTGAAAAGGATGATCGAATTAGGGAAATAGACATTCCTGAAAGAATGCAG ATATCTGAAGAAGGTACTGGTCAACCTGCAATAGACGATCTTAACATTGAGTTGGAGAGAGAGTGGATATTCAATCAGCTTGTCGGTGGTGTAGTGCCACCATTAATGAACAAGAGAGGTTCTGCAGCTGAAGATTTAAATGAAGTCAAGAGCCATATTGCAAGATTTTTGGAATTAATGCACGTTCAGAAGTTAGAT ATACCATTCATTGCTATGTACCGGAAAGAGGAGATTTTCAGCCTATTACAAGAACCAGATGAGCCTGAAGCTGACATTCAAAATGACCCTAACTGGAGACCAACACTAAAATGGCACAAG GTGCTTTGGACAATCCATGACTTGGATAAGAAGTGGCTTCTTCTTCAGAAAAGAAAGAGTGCACTACAGTTATACTACAACAAGCGGTTCGAAGAAGAGTCACGGAGAGTATACGATGAGACGCGGCTCTTTTTAAACCAACAACTCTTTGAATCAGTTTCCAAGTCACTCAAAGCTGCTGATTCAGAAAGAGAGCTGGATGACGTggactcaaaatttaatttgcACTTCCCCCCTGGCGAAGTCGTCCTAGATGAGGGGCAGTTTAAAAGACCAAAGAGGAAGTCTCAGTACAGCATTTGCAGTAAAGCTGGCTTATGGGAGGTTGCAAACAAGTTTGGTTACAGTTCTGAGCAGTTTGGATTGCAGATTTCTCTGGAGAAAATG AGAATGGATGAATTAGAAGATGCAAAGGAAACACCTGAAGAAATGGCCTCTAATTTTACGTGTGCTATGTTTGAAACGTCTCAAGCTGTTCTCAAAGGTGCAAGGCACATG GCAGCTGTTGAGATTAGCTGTGAACCATGTGTCCGGAGGCACGTCCGTAGCATCTTTATGGAAAATGCTGTAGTGTCAACCAGTCCTACATCTGATGGTAACGTGGCAATTGATTCTTTTCACCAATTTGCTGGAGTCAAGTGGTTACGAGACAAACCATTTACTAGATTTGAGGATGCAACTTGGCTTTTAGTTCAGAAGGCTGAAGAGGAGAAGCTCCTTCAAGTAACTATCAAGCTACCAGAAGTAGTTCTCGATAAGTTGATAAGCGATTCAAATGATTATTATCTGAGTGATGGAGTGAGCAGATCCGCTCAATTATGGAATGAACAGAGAAAATTGATTCTTCATGATGCGTTCTACAATTTTCTTCTACCTTCAATGGAAAAGGAAGGTAGATCTCTTCTGACTGCTAGAGCAAAAACCTGGTTGCTATGGGAATTTGGAAAGCTGTTGTGGGACAAAGTGTCTGTGGCGCCGTTTCAGCGAAAAGAAAATGATGTCAATACAGATGAAGAAGCAGCACCCAGGGTTATGGCTTGCTGCTGGGGCCCTGGTAAGCCAGCTACTACTTTTGTCATGCTGGATGCAGCTGGAGAGATTTTAGATGTGTTGAATGCTCCATCACTCAGCCTTAACAATCAGAATGCTAATGCTCAGCAACATAAGAGAAATGATCAGCAGCGGGTGCAGAAATTTATGATGGACCACCAACCACATGTCGTCTCTCTAGGGGCAGCTAATTTGTCTTGTACTCGGCTGAAGGAAGATATTTACGAG ATTATATTCAAAATGGTGGAGGATAATCCGAGAGATGTTGGTCACAATATGGataatttgaatattttctatgGTGACGAATCTCTTCCACGTCTATATGAAAATTCTCGCGTATCTGTGGATCAGCTTCCCTCCCAGGAAG GTATTATTAGACGTGCTGTGGCTCTGGGACGCTATCTTCAGAATCCATTAGCCATGGTTGCAACATTATGTGGGCCAGGTAGGGAGATATTATCTTGGAAACTACATCCTTTCGAGAATTTTCTCACTCCTGATGAGAAGTATGGGATGGTTGAACAAGTTATGGTGGATGTAACTAACCAAGTTGGTCTTGACGTTAACTTGGCTTCCAGTCACGAATGGTTGTTTGCTCCTCTGCAGTTTATTTCTGGGCTTGGACCCAGAAAAGCAGCTTCTCTCCAAAGGTCTTTAGTAAGATCTGGAGCCATTTTCACTAGGAAAGACCTGTTGACACATCATGGTCTTGGTAAAAAGATTTTCATTAATGCAGTTGGATTCCTTCGAGTCCGTCGTAGCGGATTGACGTCCAGTAGTACTCAATTTATTGATTTGTTAGATGATACAAGAATTCATCCAGAGTTTTACGGCCTTGCTCAAGAGCTGGCCAAAGATATTTACCGGGAGGATGTCAATGATGATggcaatgatgatgatgatgatatgctGGAAATGGCCATTGAACATGTCAGGGAAAAGCCTCAGTTATTGAGGGCCGTCGATGTTAATGAATATGCCGATCAAAAAAATCGTTTGAACCGAAAAGAAACCCTGAATGATATAAGATTGGAGTTAATTGAAGGATTCCAAGATCGTCGCAGAACATATGTAGAACCTAGTCAGGATGATGAGTTTTACATGATCTCAGGAGAAACTGAAGAAACTTTATCGGAAGGAAGAATCGTACAAGCAACAGTGCGAAGGATTCAACCTCAAAGAGCTATTTGTGTCCTTGAATCTGGATTGACTGGCATGCTCAGCAAGGAAGATATTGCTGATGATTGGCGGGATATTAATGATTTATCTGATAAACTTCATGAAGGTGATATTATAACATGcaaaatcaaatcaattcaAAAAAATCGTTATCAGGTGTTCTTAACTTGTAGAGAAAGTGAAATGAGGAATAACCGCTTCCAGAGCCATCGGGGTATGGATCCTTACTATCATGAAGAACGCAGCACCTCACACACTGAGCAAGAAAAAGCTCGTAAAGAAAAGGAGCTTGCAAAGAAGCATTTTAAGCCAAGGATGATTGTCCACCCTCGATTCCAAAATATTACAGCTGATGAAGCAGTAGAG TTTCTTTCAAACAAGGATCCTGGTGAAAGTGTCATCCGTCCAAACGTTCGTGGTCCTTCACATTTGACTTTAACATTGAAAATCTGTAATGGGGTTTATGCAAACAAGGACATAGTTGAAGGTGGGAAGGAACATAAGGACATCACAAGCTTGCTTCGAATAGGAAAAACATTGAAAATTGGAGAGGACACCTTTGAGGATCTTGATGAG GTAATGGATCGATATGTGGATCCATTGGTAGCTCATTTGAAGGCAATGCTTAATTACAGAAAGTTTAGGAGGGGCACTAAATATGAAGTTGATGAGCTCCTTAGAATCGAGAAATCTGAGAATCCAATTAGAATCGTCTATTGCTTTGGTATATCTTATGAACATCCTGGCACATTCATCTTAACTTACATCCGATGTTCAAATCCACATCACGAATACATAGGTCTCTATCCGAAGGGATTTAAATTCCGGAAGCGAATGTTTGAGGACATAGACCGTCTTGTGGCATATTTCCAGAGACACATTgatgatcctcttgattctgcACCATCAATTCGATCTGTTGCCGCTATGGTTCCAATGAGAAGTCCTGCAACTGGCGGCTCATCTGGTTTTGGTGGAGGTTGGGGTGGTTCAGCACAGGATGACAGGTGGAGAGGTGACCAATCTATGGACCGAGATAGGACTTCTAGAACAG GGAGAGATGAGTATAGAAATGGTGGTGGCCCGGAGGGTCATCCCAGCGGGGCTCCTAGATCATACGGTAGCCGTGGACGTTTGCGTGAGCGAGGCTCATATGGTGGTAATAGAGGAGACAGGTAG
- the LOC140805175 gene encoding transcription elongation factor SPT6 homolog isoform X1: protein MAGNTVISDDEDEIGVEEEEIDEETYGDRTHDGDGDGDEDDEDDEEGQDEYEKDGFIVDDVDEEEGEEEENRADSDEERQKKKKRKKRDSERNYVLDEDDYELLQESNISVPRPKLESKKFKRLKKARRDVEEGTSGFSDEEEFDGNGIGGRTAEEKLKRSLFGDDDGQPLEDIAEEDEQAEEEDDVDIGEEDEMADFIVDEEEVDEHGAPVRRKKPKKSRQRPGILSSALQEAHEIFGDVEDLLRIRKLEVRDRYGETDKRSLEDQFDPSVLSEKYMTEKDDRIREIDIPERMQISEEGTGQPAIDDLNIELEREWIFNQLVGGVVPPLMNKRGSAAEDLNEVKSHIARFLELMHVQKLDIPFIAMYRKEEIFSLLQEPDEPEADIQNDPNWRPTLKWHKVLWTIHDLDKKWLLLQKRKSALQLYYNKRFEEESRRVYDETRLFLNQQLFESVSKSLKAADSERELDDVDSKFNLHFPPGEVVLDEGQFKRPKRKSQYSICSKAGLWEVANKFGYSSEQFGLQISLEKMRMDELEDAKETPEEMASNFTCAMFETSQAVLKGARHMAAVEISCEPCVRRHVRSIFMENAVVSTSPTSDGNVAIDSFHQFAGVKWLRDKPFTRFEDATWLLVQKAEEEKLLQVTIKLPEVVLDKLISDSNDYYLSDGVSRSAQLWNEQRKLILHDAFYNFLLPSMEKEGRSLLTARAKTWLLWEFGKLLWDKVSVAPFQRKENDVNTDEEAAPRVMACCWGPGKPATTFVMLDAAGEILDVLNAPSLSLNNQNANAQQHKRNDQQRVQKFMMDHQPHVVSLGAANLSCTRLKEDIYEIIFKMVEDNPRDVGHNMDNLNIFYGDESLPRLYENSRVSVDQLPSQEGIIRRAVALGRYLQNPLAMVATLCGPGREILSWKLHPFENFLTPDEKYGMVEQVMVDVTNQVGLDVNLASSHEWLFAPLQFISGLGPRKAASLQRSLVRSGAIFTRKDLLTHHGLGKKIFINAVGFLRVRRSGLTSSSTQFIDLLDDTRIHPEFYGLAQELAKDIYREDVNDDGNDDDDDMLEMAIEHVREKPQLLRAVDVNEYADQKNRLNRKETLNDIRLELIEGFQDRRRTYVEPSQDDEFYMISGETEETLSEGRIVQATVRRIQPQRAICVLESGLTGMLSKEDIADDWRDINDLSDKLHEGDIITCKIKSIQKNRYQVFLTCRESEMRNNRFQSHRGMDPYYHEERSTSHTEQEKARKEKELAKKHFKPRMIVHPRFQNITADEAVEFLSNKDPGESVIRPNVRGPSHLTLTLKICNGVYANKDIVEGGKEHKDITSLLRIGKTLKIGEDTFEDLDEVMDRYVDPLVAHLKAMLNYRKFRRGTKYEVDELLRIEKSENPIRIVYCFGISYEHPGTFILTYIRCSNPHHEYIGLYPKGFKFRKRMFEDIDRLVAYFQRHIDDPLDSAPSIRSVAAMVPMRSPATGGSSGFGGGWGGSAQDDRWRGDQSMDRDRTSRTAGRDEYRNGGGPEGHPSGAPRSYGSRGRLRERGSYGGNRGDR from the exons AAGAAGGGCAGGATGAATATGAGAAAGATGGTTTCATTGTGGATGATGTTGATGAAGAAGAGGGGGAGGAAGAAGAAAACAGGGCTGATAGTGATGAGGAGAggcaaaagaagaagaaaaggaagaaaag GGACTCTGAGAGGAATTATGTGCTTGATGAAGATGATTATGAACTTCTTCAGGAGAGCAACATCTCCGTTCCTCGTCCAAAACTT GAGAGTAAGAAGTTCAAACGATTGAAAAAGGCACGAAGAGATGTGGAAGAAGGCACATCTGGGTTTTCTGATGAAGAGGAGTTCGATGGAAATGGAATAGGAGGGCGTACAGCTGAGGAGAAGCTCAAACGTAGCTTGTTTGGTGATGATGATG GACAACCCCTTGAGGATATTGCCGAGGAGGACGAACAGGCAGAAGAAGAGGATGATGTAGACATTGGTGAAGAAGATGAAATGGCTGATTTTATTGTCGATGAAGAAGAAGTTGATGAACATGGAGCTCCTGTGAG GAGGAAGAAGCCCAAAAAGAGTAGGCAACGACCTGGAATATTATCGTCTGCACTCCAGGAAGCACATGAAATATTTGGAGATGTTGAAGACCTTTTGAGGATACGCAAGTTGGAAGTGAGGGACAGATATGGTGAAACTGATAAAAGAAGCCTTGAAGATCAATTCGATCCCAGTGTACTTTCTGAGAAGTATATGACTGAAAAGGATGATCGAATTAGGGAAATAGACATTCCTGAAAGAATGCAG ATATCTGAAGAAGGTACTGGTCAACCTGCAATAGACGATCTTAACATTGAGTTGGAGAGAGAGTGGATATTCAATCAGCTTGTCGGTGGTGTAGTGCCACCATTAATGAACAAGAGAGGTTCTGCAGCTGAAGATTTAAATGAAGTCAAGAGCCATATTGCAAGATTTTTGGAATTAATGCACGTTCAGAAGTTAGAT ATACCATTCATTGCTATGTACCGGAAAGAGGAGATTTTCAGCCTATTACAAGAACCAGATGAGCCTGAAGCTGACATTCAAAATGACCCTAACTGGAGACCAACACTAAAATGGCACAAG GTGCTTTGGACAATCCATGACTTGGATAAGAAGTGGCTTCTTCTTCAGAAAAGAAAGAGTGCACTACAGTTATACTACAACAAGCGGTTCGAAGAAGAGTCACGGAGAGTATACGATGAGACGCGGCTCTTTTTAAACCAACAACTCTTTGAATCAGTTTCCAAGTCACTCAAAGCTGCTGATTCAGAAAGAGAGCTGGATGACGTggactcaaaatttaatttgcACTTCCCCCCTGGCGAAGTCGTCCTAGATGAGGGGCAGTTTAAAAGACCAAAGAGGAAGTCTCAGTACAGCATTTGCAGTAAAGCTGGCTTATGGGAGGTTGCAAACAAGTTTGGTTACAGTTCTGAGCAGTTTGGATTGCAGATTTCTCTGGAGAAAATG AGAATGGATGAATTAGAAGATGCAAAGGAAACACCTGAAGAAATGGCCTCTAATTTTACGTGTGCTATGTTTGAAACGTCTCAAGCTGTTCTCAAAGGTGCAAGGCACATG GCAGCTGTTGAGATTAGCTGTGAACCATGTGTCCGGAGGCACGTCCGTAGCATCTTTATGGAAAATGCTGTAGTGTCAACCAGTCCTACATCTGATGGTAACGTGGCAATTGATTCTTTTCACCAATTTGCTGGAGTCAAGTGGTTACGAGACAAACCATTTACTAGATTTGAGGATGCAACTTGGCTTTTAGTTCAGAAGGCTGAAGAGGAGAAGCTCCTTCAAGTAACTATCAAGCTACCAGAAGTAGTTCTCGATAAGTTGATAAGCGATTCAAATGATTATTATCTGAGTGATGGAGTGAGCAGATCCGCTCAATTATGGAATGAACAGAGAAAATTGATTCTTCATGATGCGTTCTACAATTTTCTTCTACCTTCAATGGAAAAGGAAGGTAGATCTCTTCTGACTGCTAGAGCAAAAACCTGGTTGCTATGGGAATTTGGAAAGCTGTTGTGGGACAAAGTGTCTGTGGCGCCGTTTCAGCGAAAAGAAAATGATGTCAATACAGATGAAGAAGCAGCACCCAGGGTTATGGCTTGCTGCTGGGGCCCTGGTAAGCCAGCTACTACTTTTGTCATGCTGGATGCAGCTGGAGAGATTTTAGATGTGTTGAATGCTCCATCACTCAGCCTTAACAATCAGAATGCTAATGCTCAGCAACATAAGAGAAATGATCAGCAGCGGGTGCAGAAATTTATGATGGACCACCAACCACATGTCGTCTCTCTAGGGGCAGCTAATTTGTCTTGTACTCGGCTGAAGGAAGATATTTACGAG ATTATATTCAAAATGGTGGAGGATAATCCGAGAGATGTTGGTCACAATATGGataatttgaatattttctatgGTGACGAATCTCTTCCACGTCTATATGAAAATTCTCGCGTATCTGTGGATCAGCTTCCCTCCCAGGAAG GTATTATTAGACGTGCTGTGGCTCTGGGACGCTATCTTCAGAATCCATTAGCCATGGTTGCAACATTATGTGGGCCAGGTAGGGAGATATTATCTTGGAAACTACATCCTTTCGAGAATTTTCTCACTCCTGATGAGAAGTATGGGATGGTTGAACAAGTTATGGTGGATGTAACTAACCAAGTTGGTCTTGACGTTAACTTGGCTTCCAGTCACGAATGGTTGTTTGCTCCTCTGCAGTTTATTTCTGGGCTTGGACCCAGAAAAGCAGCTTCTCTCCAAAGGTCTTTAGTAAGATCTGGAGCCATTTTCACTAGGAAAGACCTGTTGACACATCATGGTCTTGGTAAAAAGATTTTCATTAATGCAGTTGGATTCCTTCGAGTCCGTCGTAGCGGATTGACGTCCAGTAGTACTCAATTTATTGATTTGTTAGATGATACAAGAATTCATCCAGAGTTTTACGGCCTTGCTCAAGAGCTGGCCAAAGATATTTACCGGGAGGATGTCAATGATGATggcaatgatgatgatgatgatatgctGGAAATGGCCATTGAACATGTCAGGGAAAAGCCTCAGTTATTGAGGGCCGTCGATGTTAATGAATATGCCGATCAAAAAAATCGTTTGAACCGAAAAGAAACCCTGAATGATATAAGATTGGAGTTAATTGAAGGATTCCAAGATCGTCGCAGAACATATGTAGAACCTAGTCAGGATGATGAGTTTTACATGATCTCAGGAGAAACTGAAGAAACTTTATCGGAAGGAAGAATCGTACAAGCAACAGTGCGAAGGATTCAACCTCAAAGAGCTATTTGTGTCCTTGAATCTGGATTGACTGGCATGCTCAGCAAGGAAGATATTGCTGATGATTGGCGGGATATTAATGATTTATCTGATAAACTTCATGAAGGTGATATTATAACATGcaaaatcaaatcaattcaAAAAAATCGTTATCAGGTGTTCTTAACTTGTAGAGAAAGTGAAATGAGGAATAACCGCTTCCAGAGCCATCGGGGTATGGATCCTTACTATCATGAAGAACGCAGCACCTCACACACTGAGCAAGAAAAAGCTCGTAAAGAAAAGGAGCTTGCAAAGAAGCATTTTAAGCCAAGGATGATTGTCCACCCTCGATTCCAAAATATTACAGCTGATGAAGCAGTAGAG TTTCTTTCAAACAAGGATCCTGGTGAAAGTGTCATCCGTCCAAACGTTCGTGGTCCTTCACATTTGACTTTAACATTGAAAATCTGTAATGGGGTTTATGCAAACAAGGACATAGTTGAAGGTGGGAAGGAACATAAGGACATCACAAGCTTGCTTCGAATAGGAAAAACATTGAAAATTGGAGAGGACACCTTTGAGGATCTTGATGAG GTAATGGATCGATATGTGGATCCATTGGTAGCTCATTTGAAGGCAATGCTTAATTACAGAAAGTTTAGGAGGGGCACTAAATATGAAGTTGATGAGCTCCTTAGAATCGAGAAATCTGAGAATCCAATTAGAATCGTCTATTGCTTTGGTATATCTTATGAACATCCTGGCACATTCATCTTAACTTACATCCGATGTTCAAATCCACATCACGAATACATAGGTCTCTATCCGAAGGGATTTAAATTCCGGAAGCGAATGTTTGAGGACATAGACCGTCTTGTGGCATATTTCCAGAGACACATTgatgatcctcttgattctgcACCATCAATTCGATCTGTTGCCGCTATGGTTCCAATGAGAAGTCCTGCAACTGGCGGCTCATCTGGTTTTGGTGGAGGTTGGGGTGGTTCAGCACAGGATGACAGGTGGAGAGGTGACCAATCTATGGACCGAGATAGGACTTCTAGAACAG CAGGGAGAGATGAGTATAGAAATGGTGGTGGCCCGGAGGGTCATCCCAGCGGGGCTCCTAGATCATACGGTAGCCGTGGACGTTTGCGTGAGCGAGGCTCATATGGTGGTAATAGAGGAGACAGGTAG